One stretch of Micromonospora echinospora DNA includes these proteins:
- a CDS encoding glutamyl-tRNA reductase, giving the protein MKLLVVGASYRTAPVATLEELAVPPADLTRTLDRLIAQPYVAEAVLVSTCNRVEVYAAVSGFHGGLGDICAVLADQAGCQPAALAPHLYVHYDAAAVDHVFRVAAGLDSMVVGEAQILGQLRDAYHSAGGADSAGRLLHELMQQALRVGKRAHAETNIDRAGQSVVTAALDLAAELLDGELAGRSAMIVGAGAMGSLGVATLSRLGAGPLTVTNRGAARAVRLAESYGASAVPMAELITALADVDVVVAATAATEPVLTRDAVTRALARRDADRGPLVLLDLAVPRDVEVGVAELPGVEVIDIDRMAAVLADGPAAADAAEVARIVAGEVESFLSWLRGADVAPTVAALRGRADDVVATELRRLGQRRPDLSDDQRAEVARTVHRVVQRLLHQPTVRVRQLAAEPGGDQYAALLRELFDLDVPQTSPVDTVPDVVATDLDGRPSFDAADIPPTGGAR; this is encoded by the coding sequence GTGAAACTGCTCGTCGTCGGCGCGTCCTACCGCACCGCACCGGTCGCCACCCTGGAAGAGCTCGCCGTCCCGCCCGCAGACCTGACCCGGACGCTGGACCGCCTGATCGCCCAGCCGTACGTCGCCGAGGCCGTCCTGGTCTCCACCTGCAACCGGGTGGAGGTCTACGCGGCCGTCTCCGGGTTCCACGGCGGACTCGGCGACATCTGCGCGGTCCTGGCCGATCAGGCCGGCTGCCAGCCGGCGGCGCTCGCCCCGCACCTCTACGTGCACTACGACGCCGCCGCCGTGGACCACGTCTTCCGGGTCGCCGCCGGGCTCGACTCGATGGTGGTGGGCGAGGCGCAGATCCTCGGCCAGCTCCGCGACGCGTACCACTCCGCCGGTGGCGCCGACTCGGCCGGCCGCCTGCTGCACGAGCTGATGCAGCAGGCGCTGCGGGTCGGCAAGCGCGCGCACGCCGAGACCAACATCGACCGGGCCGGGCAGAGCGTGGTCACCGCCGCCCTCGACCTCGCCGCCGAGCTGCTCGACGGCGAGCTGGCCGGGCGGTCCGCGATGATCGTCGGCGCCGGCGCGATGGGCTCGCTGGGCGTGGCCACGCTGTCCCGGCTGGGCGCCGGCCCGCTCACCGTGACCAACCGGGGCGCCGCCCGCGCCGTCCGGCTCGCCGAGTCGTACGGCGCGTCCGCCGTGCCGATGGCCGAGCTGATCACCGCGCTCGCCGACGTCGACGTCGTGGTCGCCGCCACCGCCGCCACCGAGCCGGTGCTCACCCGCGACGCGGTGACCCGGGCGCTGGCCCGCCGGGACGCCGACCGGGGCCCCCTGGTCCTGCTCGACCTGGCCGTCCCGCGCGACGTCGAGGTGGGCGTCGCCGAGCTGCCCGGCGTCGAGGTGATCGACATCGACCGGATGGCCGCCGTGCTCGCCGACGGGCCGGCCGCCGCCGACGCCGCCGAGGTGGCCCGGATCGTGGCCGGTGAGGTCGAGTCGTTCCTGAGCTGGCTGCGCGGCGCCGACGTGGCGCCGACAGTGGCCGCCCTGCGCGGCCGGGCCGACGACGTGGTCGCCACCGAGCTGCGCCGGCTCGGCCAGCGCCGTCCCGACCTCAGCGACGACCAGCGGGCCGAGGTGGCCCGCACCGTGCACCGGGTCGTGCAGCGGCTGCTGCACCAGCCGACCGTACGGGTCCGCCAGCTCGCCGCCGAGCCCGGCGGCGACCAGTACGCGGCGCTGCTGCGCGAGCTGTTCGACCTGGACGTTCCGCAGACGTCCCCGGTCGACACCGTTCCCGACGTGGTCGCCACCGATCTCGACGGGCGGCCGTCGTTCGACGCCGCCGACATCCCGCCCACCGGAGGTGCGCGATGA
- a CDS encoding redox-sensing transcriptional repressor Rex, producing the protein MSQHRQPGAPGRTGAVPALPDLPEATVSRLPEYLRALHALADSGHETVSSEGLANAVGVNSAKLRKDLSHLGSYGTRGVGYDVALLVDQISSVLGLTQCRAVALVGVGNLGHALAGYDGFANRGFRIAALLDADRSRVGELINGLVVQHIDELPQVVAEESISIGVIATPAPAAQAVADQLVAVGVTSILNFAPCVLSVPEGVDVRKVDLAIELQILSFHEHRKASLTALPATGGSALTALPGGLAATDTQEAIGT; encoded by the coding sequence ATGAGTCAGCACCGTCAACCAGGCGCGCCCGGTCGCACCGGTGCCGTACCGGCGCTTCCGGACCTGCCCGAGGCGACCGTGTCCCGGCTCCCGGAATACCTGCGTGCGTTGCACGCGCTGGCCGACTCCGGGCACGAGACGGTGTCCAGCGAAGGGCTCGCGAACGCCGTCGGCGTCAACTCCGCGAAGCTCCGCAAGGACCTGTCCCACCTCGGCTCGTACGGCACCCGCGGCGTCGGTTACGACGTGGCGCTCCTGGTCGACCAGATCTCCTCGGTGCTCGGCCTCACCCAGTGCCGGGCCGTCGCGCTCGTCGGCGTCGGTAACCTCGGTCACGCGCTGGCCGGCTACGACGGCTTCGCCAACCGCGGCTTCCGCATCGCCGCTCTCCTCGACGCCGACCGGTCCCGGGTCGGCGAGCTGATCAACGGGCTCGTCGTCCAGCACATCGACGAGCTGCCCCAGGTGGTCGCCGAGGAGTCGATCTCGATCGGCGTCATCGCCACCCCCGCGCCGGCCGCCCAGGCGGTCGCCGATCAGCTGGTCGCCGTCGGCGTGACGAGCATCCTCAACTTCGCGCCCTGCGTACTCTCGGTCCCGGAGGGGGTCGACGTGCGCAAGGTCGACCTCGCCATCGAGCTGCAGATCCTGTCCTTCCACGAGCACCGCAAGGCATCGCTGACCGCGCTTCCCGCCACCGGCGGGTCCGCCCTCACCGCCCTGCCCGGCGGTCTCGCGGCCACCGACACCCAGGAGGCGATCGGCACGTGA
- a CDS encoding sensor histidine kinase — MTAAPLATAPTPTSPVLGLLRRLGRDSAYVLLGLPLAIVGFVLAVVGISLSAGLLVTTLGLPILAGFLYATRGLADIERLRLAGVLDRPRVRPVYRRPEPGAGFWRRVFTPIRDAQSWLDLLHAFVRLLVALPTFVVLVVWWVLALGGTLYVVYDWAIPRGVDDQDLSQLLGMGDGAGARIALNTAIGLFALFTLPLVARGGARLQAGLAYSLLTGVAEMRQRIITLEEQKRAAASAEAVALRRLERDIHDGPQQRLVRLAMDLGRARHQLAADPEAARQTLDEAVAQTRETLDELRALSRGIAPPILVDRGLPSALAALAARALVPTELVVDDELGTAAGRLDPGVESTAYFVVAEALTNVSKHSRASACRVEVTRKVGRLEITVTDDGVGGAHLAKGHGLNGIADRVRAAGGTLDVTSPEGGPTRVHAELPR; from the coding sequence ATGACCGCAGCACCACTGGCCACCGCGCCCACCCCGACGTCGCCCGTCCTCGGCCTCCTGCGCCGCCTCGGCCGGGACTCCGCCTACGTACTCCTCGGCCTCCCGCTGGCCATCGTGGGCTTCGTCCTCGCCGTGGTCGGGATCTCACTGAGCGCCGGGCTGCTGGTGACCACGCTCGGCCTGCCGATCCTCGCCGGCTTCCTGTACGCCACCCGCGGGCTGGCCGACATCGAGCGGCTCCGGCTCGCCGGGGTGCTGGACCGGCCCCGGGTACGCCCCGTCTACCGCCGGCCGGAGCCGGGTGCCGGGTTCTGGCGGCGGGTGTTCACCCCGATCCGGGACGCGCAGTCGTGGCTCGACCTGCTGCACGCGTTCGTCCGGCTGCTGGTGGCCCTGCCCACGTTCGTGGTGCTCGTGGTCTGGTGGGTGCTGGCCCTGGGCGGCACGCTCTACGTCGTCTACGACTGGGCCATTCCGCGCGGCGTCGACGACCAGGACCTGAGTCAGCTCCTCGGGATGGGCGACGGGGCGGGCGCGCGGATCGCCCTGAACACCGCGATCGGGCTGTTCGCCCTGTTCACCCTCCCGCTGGTGGCGCGCGGCGGCGCCCGGCTCCAGGCCGGGCTGGCGTACTCGCTGCTCACCGGGGTGGCCGAGATGCGACAGCGGATCATCACGCTGGAGGAGCAGAAGCGCGCCGCCGCCTCGGCCGAGGCGGTCGCCCTGCGCCGGCTGGAGCGCGACATCCACGACGGCCCGCAGCAGCGACTGGTCCGGCTCGCCATGGACCTCGGACGGGCCCGCCACCAGCTCGCCGCCGACCCGGAGGCGGCGCGGCAGACGCTGGACGAGGCCGTCGCCCAGACCCGGGAGACGCTGGACGAGCTGCGTGCCCTCTCGCGGGGCATCGCGCCGCCGATCCTGGTCGACCGGGGCCTGCCCAGCGCGCTCGCCGCGCTCGCCGCCCGCGCGCTGGTGCCGACCGAACTGGTGGTGGACGACGAGCTGGGCACCGCCGCCGGCCGGCTCGACCCCGGGGTGGAGAGCACCGCGTACTTCGTGGTGGCCGAGGCGCTGACGAACGTGTCGAAGCACAGCCGGGCGAGCGCCTGCCGGGTGGAGGTGACCCGGAAGGTGGGCCGGCTGGAGATCACCGTCACCGACGACGGCGTCGGCGGCGCCCACCTGGCGAAGGGACACGGGCTCAACGGCATCGCCGACCGGGTCCGGGCGGCCGGCGGCACGCTGGACGTGACCAGCCCGGAGGGCGGACCGACCCGGGTCCACGCGGAACTGCCCAGGTGA
- a CDS encoding LuxR C-terminal-related transcriptional regulator, with amino-acid sequence MRVVIADDAVLLREGLIRLLTEYGHEVVAAVGDGVALVEAVVTHRPDVSVVDVRMPPSHTDEGLRAAVEARRRVPGTPILVLSQYVEVSYADDLLDTAGGAGGGIGYLLKDRVAAIDEFLDGLARVAAGGTVLDPEVISQLLVRRRRDDPLASLTPREREVLALMAEGRSNTAIARALVVSDGAVEKHVRNIFTKLDLPPDATTHHRRVLAVLAHLRA; translated from the coding sequence ATGCGGGTGGTGATCGCGGACGACGCCGTACTGCTCCGGGAGGGGCTGATCCGGCTGCTGACGGAGTACGGGCACGAGGTGGTGGCCGCCGTCGGTGACGGCGTCGCCCTGGTCGAGGCGGTGGTGACGCACCGCCCGGACGTCTCGGTGGTGGACGTGCGGATGCCGCCGTCACACACCGACGAGGGACTGCGCGCCGCGGTGGAGGCCCGCCGCCGGGTGCCTGGTACGCCGATCCTGGTGCTGTCCCAGTACGTCGAGGTGTCGTACGCCGACGACCTGCTGGACACCGCGGGCGGGGCCGGCGGCGGCATCGGCTACCTGCTCAAGGACCGGGTCGCCGCGATCGACGAGTTCCTGGACGGCCTGGCCCGGGTGGCCGCCGGCGGCACGGTGCTCGACCCGGAGGTGATCAGCCAGTTGCTGGTCCGGCGGCGGCGCGACGACCCGCTGGCGTCGCTGACCCCGCGCGAGCGCGAGGTGCTGGCGCTGATGGCCGAGGGCCGCTCGAACACCGCCATCGCCCGCGCGCTGGTGGTCAGCGACGGCGCGGTCGAGAAGCACGTCCGCAACATCTTCACCAAGCTCGACCTGCCGCCGGACGCCACCACCCACCACCGCCGCGTCCTGGCCGTCCTGGCCCACCTGCGCGCCTGA
- a CDS encoding HAD family hydrolase → MGRHLVWDWNGTLLDDLDLVVQATNVAFASAGGPAVTAAEHRVRFRRPIADYYAEMLGRAVDADAFGTLDRVFHDAYRAGLTTCALAADATTAIESWEGSQSLLSMWFHDELVPTVHTYGLTPHFRRVDGLRATVGGGRKAEWLEKHLAELGLGGHEVVLIGDSLDDADAAASAGARCVLYTGGLSDPDRLRASGHPAADTLTDAVTVARTLS, encoded by the coding sequence ATGGGACGCCACCTCGTGTGGGACTGGAACGGAACGCTCCTCGACGACCTCGACCTGGTGGTCCAGGCCACGAACGTCGCCTTCGCCAGCGCCGGCGGGCCGGCGGTCACCGCCGCCGAGCACCGGGTGCGGTTCCGGCGGCCGATCGCCGACTACTACGCCGAGATGCTCGGCCGGGCCGTGGACGCCGACGCGTTCGGCACGCTCGACCGGGTCTTCCACGACGCGTACCGGGCCGGGCTGACCACCTGCGCGCTGGCCGCCGACGCCACCACCGCGATCGAGTCCTGGGAGGGCAGCCAGTCGCTGCTGTCCATGTGGTTCCACGACGAGCTGGTGCCGACGGTGCACACGTACGGGCTGACCCCGCACTTCCGCCGGGTGGACGGGCTGCGCGCCACTGTCGGCGGCGGGCGCAAGGCCGAGTGGCTGGAGAAGCACCTGGCGGAGCTGGGGCTGGGTGGGCACGAGGTGGTGCTGATCGGCGACTCGCTCGACGACGCCGACGCGGCCGCCTCGGCCGGCGCCCGCTGCGTGCTCTACACCGGCGGCCTGTCCGACCCGGACCGGCTGCGCGCCAGCGGCCACCCGGCCGCCGACACGCTCACCGACGCGGTGACAGTGGCCCGCACCCTGTCCTGA
- a CDS encoding glutaredoxin family protein, with amino-acid sequence MSSDPRLILITRPGCHLCDDAKAALDRVVAVTGDRWVERDVTGNLEMERDYGDRLPVVLLDGKEHGYWRVEEDRLLRDLTTPQL; translated from the coding sequence ATGTCCAGTGACCCGAGGCTCATCCTGATCACCCGGCCCGGCTGCCACCTGTGCGACGACGCGAAGGCCGCGCTCGACCGGGTGGTGGCGGTCACCGGTGACCGCTGGGTGGAGCGGGACGTCACCGGCAACCTGGAGATGGAGCGCGACTACGGCGACCGGCTGCCGGTGGTGCTGCTCGACGGCAAGGAGCACGGCTACTGGCGGGTCGAGGAGGACCGGCTGCTGCGCGACCTGACCACCCCGCAGCTCTAG
- a CDS encoding AMP-binding protein — MSGHGPADAAVPDSATVQDAAESSAPNLADRVRRAAAERGDRAALHWRERTLTWSELDDAVTATARALVADAPPAAGTGHPPRVAVAFGNTPDFVVTYLAALRAGLVAVPVNPALTARELRHVLTDSGAAMLVGAPEVIGRVDRAELPGLRAVHTAPPVGGDAGPTRFPARSGDDLAVLLYTSGTEGQPKGAMLSHRALAANHDQTDRIEPPVLGPDDVVLLALPLFHAYGLNTALGAVVRHGATGVLVDEPAAGTLDEIARHRVTVLVGVPSMFLTWAEAERDPAAALTSVRVAVCGAAPLPPAVGARFTELTGHPVHVGYGLTETAPVLTSTLVGGEPKPGSIGRPLPGVELRLTGADGAELWRDGVPADEPDDDEMDLSDELAGTDPGQIVVRGPNLFAGYWPDGRGGPDPDGWWATGDVAYADGDGDLFLVDRLGELILVNGFNVYPHEVELVLQAHPGVAESAVLGVPHPRTGETVRAYVVRAADPAVTADDLLAHCARNLARFKCPTAVEFVDSLPYSAIGKVRKTELRPAPAVPSPSPPTEIRTEVSDVQ, encoded by the coding sequence GTGTCCGGGCATGGTCCGGCGGACGCGGCTGTGCCAGACTCAGCCACCGTGCAGGACGCCGCCGAAAGCTCCGCGCCGAACCTCGCCGACCGGGTCCGCCGGGCCGCCGCCGAACGGGGCGACCGGGCCGCGCTGCACTGGCGCGAGCGGACGCTCACCTGGTCCGAGCTGGACGACGCGGTCACCGCCACCGCCCGCGCGCTGGTCGCCGACGCGCCGCCGGCCGCCGGAACGGGGCATCCGCCCCGGGTGGCTGTCGCGTTCGGCAACACCCCGGACTTCGTGGTCACCTACCTCGCCGCGCTGCGGGCCGGCCTGGTCGCCGTACCGGTCAACCCCGCGCTCACCGCCCGCGAACTGCGGCACGTGCTCACCGACTCCGGCGCCGCGATGCTGGTCGGCGCGCCCGAGGTGATTGGCCGGGTGGACCGCGCCGAACTGCCCGGGCTGCGCGCCGTGCACACCGCGCCGCCGGTGGGCGGCGACGCCGGGCCGACCCGGTTCCCGGCCCGCTCCGGCGACGACCTGGCCGTCCTGCTCTACACCTCCGGCACCGAGGGGCAGCCCAAGGGCGCGATGCTGTCGCACCGCGCGCTCGCCGCCAACCACGACCAGACCGACCGGATCGAGCCGCCGGTCCTCGGCCCCGACGACGTCGTGCTGCTCGCGCTCCCGCTGTTCCACGCGTACGGGCTGAACACCGCGCTCGGCGCCGTGGTGCGGCACGGCGCGACCGGCGTACTCGTCGACGAGCCCGCGGCGGGGACGCTGGACGAGATCGCCCGGCACCGCGTAACGGTGCTCGTCGGCGTACCGTCGATGTTCCTGACCTGGGCCGAGGCGGAGCGTGACCCGGCCGCGGCGCTGACCTCGGTGCGCGTCGCGGTGTGCGGCGCGGCGCCGCTGCCGCCGGCCGTCGGCGCGCGCTTCACCGAGCTGACCGGGCACCCGGTGCACGTCGGCTACGGGCTCACCGAGACCGCGCCGGTGCTCACCTCGACGCTCGTCGGCGGCGAGCCGAAGCCCGGCTCGATCGGTCGCCCGCTGCCCGGCGTCGAGCTGCGCCTGACCGGTGCGGACGGCGCCGAGCTGTGGCGCGACGGGGTGCCCGCCGACGAGCCCGACGACGACGAGATGGACCTCTCCGACGAACTGGCCGGCACCGACCCCGGGCAGATCGTGGTACGCGGTCCGAACCTGTTCGCCGGTTACTGGCCGGACGGGCGGGGCGGGCCGGACCCGGACGGCTGGTGGGCAACCGGCGACGTCGCGTACGCCGACGGCGACGGCGACCTCTTCCTGGTCGACCGGCTCGGTGAGCTGATCCTGGTCAACGGCTTCAACGTCTACCCGCACGAGGTGGAGCTGGTGCTCCAGGCGCACCCCGGGGTGGCCGAGTCGGCGGTCCTCGGCGTGCCGCATCCGCGGACCGGCGAGACTGTGCGGGCGTACGTGGTGCGGGCGGCCGATCCGGCGGTGACGGCGGACGATCTGCTCGCCCACTGCGCGCGTAACCTGGCCCGGTTCAAGTGCCCGACCGCCGTCGAGTTCGTCGACAGCCTGCCGTACTCGGCGATCGGGAAGGTGCGCAAGACCGAGCTGCGCCCGGCGCCCGCGGTGCCGTCGCCGTCGCCGCCGACCGAGATCCGCACGGAGGTATCCGATGTCCAGTGA
- a CDS encoding ECF subfamily RNA polymerase sigma factor, BldN family → MTTFGYAERPAGVTGPTQRNPLNERADPPPRGTDGQIAVRGEGRRVRSRAHHTNEAPARPATPGGNAKPAAGRLGSPARPTMPAQARRGDAATGAEPSAAETAILPAVTTGDTAVLPAVPAATPATGFPSRPDPSDPATEVWTLVERAQAGESEAFGLIYDRYVDTVFRFVYFRVGNRQLAEDLTSDTFLRALKRIGSFTWQGRDLGAWLVTIARNLVADHFKSGRYRLEVTTGDVLDADREDRGPEGSPEAAVVEHITNVALLTAVKQLNPEQQECIVLRFLQGFSVAETARAMGKNEGAIKALQYRAVRALARLLPDGFHS, encoded by the coding sequence GTGACCACCTTCGGTTACGCCGAACGGCCGGCCGGCGTCACCGGCCCGACCCAGCGCAACCCGCTCAACGAGCGCGCCGATCCACCTCCCCGGGGCACCGACGGCCAGATCGCGGTACGCGGCGAGGGGCGGCGCGTACGCAGCCGCGCGCACCACACGAACGAGGCGCCGGCACGCCCCGCGACGCCCGGCGGCAACGCGAAGCCCGCGGCCGGGCGACTCGGCAGCCCGGCCCGCCCCACCATGCCGGCCCAGGCCCGGCGCGGTGACGCGGCAACCGGCGCCGAGCCCTCCGCCGCGGAGACCGCGATCCTGCCGGCGGTGACCACCGGCGACACCGCCGTCCTGCCCGCCGTGCCGGCCGCCACGCCCGCCACCGGCTTCCCCAGCCGCCCCGACCCGTCCGACCCGGCCACCGAGGTGTGGACGCTCGTCGAACGCGCGCAGGCAGGCGAGTCCGAGGCGTTCGGGCTGATCTACGACAGGTACGTCGACACGGTGTTCCGGTTCGTCTACTTCCGGGTCGGCAACCGCCAGCTCGCCGAGGACCTCACCTCCGACACGTTCCTGCGCGCGCTCAAGCGGATCGGCAGCTTCACCTGGCAGGGCCGCGACCTCGGCGCCTGGCTGGTCACCATCGCCCGCAACCTGGTCGCCGACCACTTCAAGTCGGGGCGCTACCGGCTGGAGGTGACCACCGGCGACGTCCTCGACGCCGACCGGGAGGACCGCGGGCCGGAGGGCAGCCCGGAGGCCGCGGTGGTGGAACACATCACCAACGTCGCCCTGCTCACCGCCGTCAAGCAGCTCAACCCGGAGCAGCAGGAGTGCATAGTGCTGCGGTTCCTGCAGGGTTTCTCGGTGGCCGAGACGGCCCGGGCCATGGGCAAGAACGAGGGCGCCATCAAGGCTCTCCAGTACCGGGCGGTACGGGCCCTGGCCCGGCTGCTGCCCGACGGCTTCCACTCCTGA
- a CDS encoding DUF5667 domain-containing protein: MDSDLFSRRRAERFAQLLDEANGGRRHHVRSKADGELTALVEVSRRLTAEGPDVEPRAEFRTGLRAMLVATAEREGIGTPAKPATTGVRGALLPAITGRRARARGAILVGVAAGAIALSGISAASENALPGDALYGMKRSTERAQLALASSDISRGQLFLDFARTRLDEAASVHGDQLGFSAVLDDMDADTRQGVRLLTTVAAQRSDPAALDAVDTFLAGQRRVVSGLLDRPDHADRERTRRSLALLDAAGKRADALREAIACGLPAPQASDALGPAPAACPADR, encoded by the coding sequence GTGGACAGCGACCTCTTCTCCCGTCGGCGGGCCGAGCGCTTCGCGCAACTCCTCGACGAGGCCAACGGCGGACGCCGGCACCACGTCCGGTCCAAGGCGGACGGTGAACTCACCGCGCTCGTCGAGGTGAGCCGCCGGCTCACCGCAGAGGGGCCCGACGTCGAGCCGCGCGCCGAGTTCCGCACCGGACTGCGGGCGATGCTCGTGGCCACCGCCGAACGCGAGGGCATCGGCACTCCGGCCAAGCCCGCCACCACAGGAGTACGCGGCGCGCTGCTGCCGGCGATCACCGGACGCCGGGCGCGGGCCCGGGGCGCGATCCTGGTCGGCGTGGCCGCCGGCGCGATCGCCCTCTCCGGGATCTCCGCCGCCAGCGAGAACGCGCTGCCCGGCGACGCCCTGTACGGAATGAAGCGCTCCACCGAGCGCGCCCAGCTCGCGCTCGCCAGCTCGGACATCAGCCGCGGGCAGCTCTTCCTCGACTTCGCCCGCACCCGGCTCGACGAGGCCGCCTCGGTGCACGGCGACCAGCTCGGCTTCAGCGCCGTCCTGGACGACATGGACGCGGACACCCGTCAGGGCGTACGCCTGCTGACCACTGTCGCCGCGCAGCGCTCCGACCCGGCGGCGCTGGACGCGGTGGACACGTTCCTCGCCGGCCAGCGCCGGGTGGTCAGCGGCCTGCTGGACCGGCCCGACCACGCCGACCGGGAACGCACCCGCCGCTCACTGGCGCTGCTCGACGCGGCCGGCAAACGCGCCGACGCGCTGCGCGAGGCGATCGCCTGCGGGCTGCCCGCGCCGCAGGCCAGCGACGCGCTCGGGCCCGCCCCGGCCGCCTGCCCGGCCGACCGCTGA
- a CDS encoding HAD family hydrolase gives MAGTRKVTVSTDAHGHTAGWSEAPSAPATTVPPDPTAAAFFDVDNTMMQGASIYWFARGLAARKYFTTGDLARFAWQQARFRLLATEHAGDMSQAKEAALAFVQGWRVDDIERLADEIFDELMAPRIWAGTRRLAQRHLDAGERVWLVSAAPVEIGRVIAARLGLTGAIGTVAEVVDGAYTGRLVGDLMHGPAKAEAVTQLAAVEGLDLDRCAAYSDSANDLPMLSAVGRAVAVNPDPALLRQAREQGWDVRDFRTGRRAVRIAVPSTAAAGLLAGAVTAGLALHRRRHREA, from the coding sequence GTGGCCGGCACCCGGAAGGTGACCGTCAGCACCGACGCGCACGGGCACACCGCGGGCTGGTCCGAGGCCCCGTCGGCGCCCGCGACCACGGTTCCGCCCGACCCCACGGCTGCCGCCTTCTTCGACGTCGACAACACGATGATGCAGGGCGCCTCGATCTACTGGTTCGCCCGTGGGCTGGCCGCCCGGAAGTACTTCACCACCGGCGACCTGGCCCGCTTCGCCTGGCAGCAGGCCCGGTTCCGGCTGCTCGCCACCGAGCACGCGGGCGACATGTCCCAGGCCAAGGAGGCCGCGCTCGCCTTCGTCCAGGGCTGGCGGGTGGACGACATCGAGCGCCTCGCCGACGAGATCTTCGACGAGCTGATGGCCCCGCGCATCTGGGCCGGCACCCGCCGCCTCGCCCAGCGTCACCTCGACGCGGGCGAGCGGGTCTGGCTGGTCAGCGCCGCCCCGGTCGAGATCGGCCGGGTGATCGCCGCCCGGCTCGGCCTGACCGGCGCGATCGGCACGGTGGCCGAGGTGGTCGACGGCGCGTACACCGGACGGCTGGTCGGTGACCTGATGCACGGTCCGGCGAAGGCCGAGGCGGTGACCCAGCTCGCCGCCGTGGAAGGGCTGGACCTGGACCGGTGCGCCGCCTACAGCGACTCGGCCAACGACCTGCCGATGCTCTCCGCCGTCGGCCGCGCGGTGGCGGTGAACCCCGATCCGGCGCTGCTGCGGCAGGCCCGTGAGCAGGGCTGGGACGTGCGCGACTTCCGCACCGGGCGACGGGCCGTACGCATCGCCGTGCCCTCCACCGCCGCCGCCGGGCTGCTCGCCGGCGCGGTCACGGCCGGACTGGCGCTGCACCGGCGCCGGCACCGCGAGGCCTGA
- a CDS encoding lysophospholipid acyltransferase family protein, with protein sequence MADRPGDHWDRKVAQGLAFLRRRLAGEYEVDEFGFDPDLTDAVVHPLVRLLYRDWFRTEVSGIEHVPAEGAGLVVGNHSGTVAIDALILSAALHDRHPARRYLRLLGADLVFRMPVVSEIARKTGGTVACSPDAERLLGNGELVGVFPEGFKGVGKLYTDRYKLQRFGRGGFVSAALRTGTPIVPVAIVGGEEIYPMLADIKPLARLLKLPYFPVTPTFPWLGPLGMVPLPSKWLIEFCPPIPTAHLRDSADDPLVVFNLADQVRETIQQTLHKLLERRPDPFGP encoded by the coding sequence GTGGCCGACCGGCCGGGCGACCACTGGGACCGCAAGGTGGCCCAGGGCCTGGCGTTCCTGCGACGGCGGCTCGCCGGTGAGTACGAGGTCGACGAGTTCGGCTTCGACCCCGACCTGACCGACGCGGTGGTCCACCCGCTGGTGCGGCTGCTCTACCGGGACTGGTTCCGCACCGAGGTCAGCGGCATCGAGCACGTACCGGCCGAGGGCGCGGGCCTGGTCGTGGGCAACCACTCCGGCACCGTGGCGATCGACGCGCTGATCCTCTCCGCCGCGCTGCACGACCGGCACCCGGCGCGCCGCTACCTGCGGCTGCTCGGCGCCGACCTGGTCTTCCGGATGCCCGTCGTGTCCGAGATAGCCCGCAAGACCGGCGGCACCGTCGCGTGCAGCCCGGACGCGGAGCGGCTGCTCGGCAACGGGGAACTGGTGGGCGTGTTCCCGGAGGGCTTCAAGGGGGTCGGCAAGCTCTACACCGACCGTTACAAGCTCCAGCGCTTCGGCCGGGGCGGGTTCGTCTCCGCCGCGCTGCGCACCGGTACGCCGATCGTGCCGGTGGCCATCGTCGGCGGCGAGGAGATCTACCCGATGCTCGCCGACATCAAGCCGCTGGCCCGGCTGCTCAAACTGCCGTACTTCCCGGTCACGCCCACGTTCCCCTGGCTCGGGCCGCTGGGCATGGTGCCGCTGCCGAGCAAGTGGCTGATCGAGTTCTGCCCGCCGATCCCGACGGCGCACCTGCGTGACTCCGCGGACGACCCGCTGGTGGTGTTCAACCTCGCCGACCAGGTGCGGGAGACGATCCAGCAGACGTTGCACAAGCTGCTCGAACGCCGCCCCGACCCGTTCGGCCCCTGA